From Eptesicus fuscus isolate TK198812 chromosome 22, DD_ASM_mEF_20220401, whole genome shotgun sequence, a single genomic window includes:
- the LOC103290115 gene encoding transmembrane epididymal protein 1-like has translation MGKFNGHVYPGLYLFSYGLYQAAVVFKTTIVSDSLLYPSCPPRNKRIWARLWEISYQGLLKIVTGSIFTIYVIFCLDDGMVLMSREMPPRFLYPKEWQHLTMFILLTLNGCVDVTSKNLLPQRCVLLEKGALVLIFYVLLILLVSHVQDSTGVELQVHSLLILVVFLLMLVLTVELWVPNTFHLSMIETFLFLMMGSWLMQAGFILYRPVSGYPWQDDDISDIMFVTTFFCWHVMINALCLLGTYGAFSFWHHCYRPRSKLRRSKEAPYYTNTEGPIYQLLPEVEQSEKDDQALLLPESSP, from the coding sequence ATGGGAAAGTTCAATGGTCATGTATACCCAGGGCTGTATCTTTTCTCTTATGGACTGTATCAGGCAGCAGTGGTCTTTAAGACCACCATAGTCAGTGACTCTCTTCTGTATCCTTCATGTCCTCCAAGAAATAAGAGAATATGGGCCAGGCTATGGGAAATATCCTACCAAGGTTTGTTGAAAATAGTGACCGGCTCCATCTTTACAATTTACGTGATCTTCTGTCTTGATGATGGGATGGTGCTGATGAGCAGGGAAATGCCACCGAGATTTTTGTACCCCAAAGAGTGGCAGCACCTCACCATGTTCATCCTCCTCACCCTCAATGGCTGTGTAGACGTCACGAGCAAGAACCTGCTGCCTCAGAGGTGTGTGCTCCTAGAAAAAGGTGCCCTGGTCCTGATCTTCTACGTGCTCCTGATACTGTTGGTGTCACATGTTCAAGATTCCACAGGGGTGGAACTGCAGGTTCATTCTCTACTCATCTTGGTGGTGTTCCTGCTGATGCTGGTGTTGACTGTTGAGCTGTGGGTTCCCAACACATTTCACCTCTCCATGATTGAGACCTTTCTGTTTCTGATGATGGGCTCCTGGCTGATGCAGGCAGGCTTTATTCTGTACAGACCAGTCAGCGGCTATCCATGGCAGGATGATGACATCAGTGACATCATGTTTGTCACCACCTTCTTCTGCTGGCATGTGATGATCAATGCTTTGTGTCTGCTGGGAACCTATGGTGCTTTTTCCTTTTGGCATCATTGTTACAGACCCAGGTCGAAGCTGAGGAGATCCAAAGAAGCTCCATATTATACAAACACTGAAGGACCCATCTACCAATTGCTGCCAGAAGTggagcagtcagagaaagatgaccAGGCTCTTCTCCTCCCAGAGAGCTCACCCTGA
- the LOC103290009 gene encoding transmembrane epididymal protein 1-like, whose amino-acid sequence MGGFEGHLYPGLSFFLYGLYHARLVFRALICNIPVQYPPRCPWSKGRWARLQQIYYVGLVKILSACILVAQELHSIPGQLVFISKIYHQRNFMYRKQWQHLTLYMTFFLSGCVDVVSQNLLPQRCAALEQGAQVLGMSLLLPLMVSHIQDSDGVELQSHILLIQAVFLLTLVVIAEFWAPNALQLWVMKAFLYMILGSWLMQIGFMLYKPISGHQWMDNDKNDIIFVTTFFCWHVAFIAILMMWIYGFSFWWYCYIC is encoded by the coding sequence ATGGGAGGCTTTGAGGGTCATCTGTACCCAGGGCTGTCTTTCTTCCTCTATGGACTTTATCACGCACGACTCGTGTTCAGGGCCTTGATATGCAACATCCCCGTTCAGTATCCCCCACGCTGTCCCTGGAGCAAAGGAAGATGGGCCAGGCTGCAGCAAATATACTATGTTGGCTTGGTGAAGATACTGAGCGCCTGCATTTTAGTAGCCCAAGAGCTGCATAGCATCCCTGGACAGCTTGTATTCATCAGCAAGATATATCATCAGAGGAACTTTATGTACCGCAAGCAGTGGCAGCATCTCACTCTGTATATGACCTTCTTCCTGAGTGGGTGTGTAGATGTGGTGAGCCAGAACCTGCTGCCCCAGAGGTGTGCTGCTCTGGAGCAAGGTGCCCAGGTCCTGGGCATGTCTCTACTTCTGCCCCTGATGGTGTCTCACATACAGGACTCAGACGGCGTGGAGCTGCAGTCTCACATCCTGCTCATCCAGGCCGTCTTCCTGCTGACGCTTGTGGTCATTGCAGAATTCTGGGCTCCCAACGCGCTGCAGCTCTGGGTGATGAAGGCCTTTTTGTATATGATTCTAGGCTCTTGGCTGATGCAGATAGGCTTCATGCTGTACAAACCCATCTCGGGCCATCAGTGGATGGACAATGACAAAAACGACATTATATTTGTCACCACCTTCTTCTGCTGGCATGTGGCTTTCATTGCCATTTTGATGATGTGGATCTACGGCTTCTCCTTTTGGTGGTATTGTTACATTTGTTGA